In Plasmodium falciparum 3D7 genome assembly, chromosome: 6, the following proteins share a genomic window:
- a CDS encoding phosphatidylinositol N-acetylglucosaminyltransferase subunit GPI1, with protein sequence MSGVNYDVKLNECLSIFFPQNIATINPDTKYYLYGFSNDNIYIIVHITDKYIENFKLKKKHEKYSEWKIFRIVGELTFIENFNELNKNMCTTKNEDNNKVNYLYLIYYNNIPIFKKKSGNEQNISALFILYDVKKYVYNMVHDHVNTLVLEAFRREDIIKKIKVKEKQNNNDKNKESNIEKDKNEQTKFTDIYDTNSKSDKDIQKNNMNDGDSNNKNSSLFIDPFESDSYEKNNFSNEKCALQNVDKSKKDKEHIYSENITPSSSNNNNDNNKENDCDKEQLDKYNKDKENKLKLNDKDEYISFNFIEDKLTESFHMNQIIHLINKKCVFTKCLENYENRYFVLKKEEILKKKKKQKKMSIFSYIVSIILFFTYIISLINSCLYYVICTPKLFSEYIFSKKKINTFILIKHKFIFHSEWHNIFRSFMKNKQNPSEYYKYREILLIRIINLIIDIFLGFLIFLLLYFNVINLHYISEKAQIFYGTSTLTSILGTLLQNPLGFKLNNNFTSFIGSILVSILDKWDLFTNTIPVNNSTVLNFVGYTSLLGFSFFLSFVIDYLRFVTAHVTIIYLFLKKICTLFHKNMYSLYLLFNGKKWNILKLRVDTNYYSNEEVLLGTILFTILIFLYPTIFVLVLVFGLIYLIINRIIYLLCVMEKIILYTPFYIFFIQPNCNKYISKGFKFTKYEVGEHELLKRYPTNSYLLLENIHFLFFDKIKLFINIFLYFKNLE encoded by the exons ATGAGTGGTGTCAATTATGATGTAAAATTAAACGAATGTTTAAGTATATTTTTCCCTCAAAATATAGCAACAATTAATCCagatacaaaatattatttatatggttTTTCAAatgataacatatatattattgtccACATTACAGATAAATAT ATAGAAAactttaaattaaaaaagaaacatgAAAAATATTCAGAATGGAAAATTTTCAGAATTGTAGGTGAACTTACTTTTATTGAGAATTTcaatgaattaaataaaaacatgtGCACTACAAAAAATGAAGACAATAATAAAGTGAATTATCTGTAtctcatttattataataatatacctatatttaaaaaaaaaagtggaaATGAACAAAACATAAGTGCgctatttattttatatgatgtAAAAAAGTATGTGTATAATATGGTTCATGATCACGTAAATACATTAGTCCTAGAAGCTTTTAGAAGAGaagacataataaaaaaaataaaagtaaaagaaaaacaaaataataatgataaaaataaagaaagtaatattgaaaaagataaaaatgaacaaaccAAATTTACagatatatatgatacaaATAGTAAGAGTGACAAAGATAtacaaaagaataatatgaacgatggtgatagtaataataaaaatagtagTTTATTTATTGATCCTTTTGAAAGTGATTcatatgaaaagaataattttaGTAATGAAAAATGTGCTTTGCAAAATGTCgataaatcaaaaaaagataaagaacatatatattctgAAAATATTACTCctagtagtagtaataataataatgataataataaagaaaatgattgTGATAAGGAACAattagataaatataataaagataaagaaaataaattaaaattaaatgataaggatgaatatatttctttcaaTTTTATTGAAGATAAATTAACCGAATCATTTCATATGAatcaaataattcatttaattaataaaaaatgtgtatTTACCAAATGCCtagaaaattatgaaaatagaTATTTTGTACTGAAAAAAGAAgagattttaaaaaaaaaaaaaaagcaaaaaaaaatgtctatattttcatatattgtatcaatcatattattttttacatatatcatATCACTTATAAATAgttgtttatattatgtaatatgtACACCAAAATTGTTcagtgaatatatattttcaaaaaaaaaaattaatacatttatattaataaaacataaatttatatttcattctGAATGGCATAATATATTCCGCAGCTTCatgaaaaataaacaaaacccatctgaatattataaatatagagAAATCTTATTAATTCGTATTATCAATTTAATAATCGATATTTTCTTGGGATTTctgatatttttattactttattTTAATGTAATAAACCTACATTATATATCAGAGAAGGCTCAAATATTTTATGGAACCAGTACTTTAAC ttCTATCTTGGGTACCTTGTTACAGAATCCATTAggatttaaattaaataataattttacgTCTTTCATTGGTAGCATCCTTGTTTCGATATTAGACAAATG GGATTTATTTACAAATACCATCCCTGTGAATAATAGTACAGTTTTGAATTTTGTTGGATATACATCACTGCTgggtttttctttttttttgtcttttgTTATTGATTATTTGAGATTCGTAACAGCACAT GTTaccattatttatttatttttgaaaaaaatatgtaccctttttcataaaaatatgtattccTTATACCTATTATTCAA tgGGAAAAAATGGAACATACTAAAACTAAGAGTTGATACAAATTACTACTCAAATGAAGAAGTACTTTTAg GAACCATATTATTTaccattttaatttttttgtaccCTACCATTTTTGTTCTTGTTTTGGTTTTTGGTcttatatatcttataataaata GAATTATATACCTTTTGTGTGTTATGgagaaaataattttgtacACCCCtttctatattttctttattcaaCCGaattgtaataaatatattagtaAGGGTTTCAAGTTTACAAAAT atgaAGTTGGG GAACATGAACTGTTAAAAAGGTATCCGACTAACAGCTACTTGTTGCTagaaaatattcattttttattttttgataaaataaaattgtttataaatattttcctttattttaaaaacctCGAGTGA
- a CDS encoding phosphatidylinositol N-acetylglucosaminyltransferase subunit GPI1 produces MSGVNYDVKLNECLSIFFPQNIATINPDTKYYLYGFSNDNIYIIVHITDKYIENFKLKKKHEKYSEWKIFRIVGELTFIENFNELNKNMCTTKNEDNNKVNYLYLIYYNNIPIFKKKSGNEQNISALFILYDVKKYVYNMVHDHVNTLVLEAFRREDIIKKIKVKEKQNNNDKNKESNIEKDKNEQTKFTDIYDTNSKSDKDIQKNNMNDGDSNNKNSSLFIDPFESDSYEKNNFSNEKCALQNVDKSKKDKEHIYSENITPSSSNNNNDNNKENDCDKEQLDKYNKDKENKLKLNDKDEYISFNFIEDKLTESFHMNQIIHLINKKCVFTKCLENYENRYFVLKKEEILKKKKKQKKMSIFSYIVSIILFFTYIISLINSCLYYVICTPKLFSEYIFSKKKINTFILIKHKFIFHSEWHNIFRSFMKNKQNPSEYYKYREILLIRIINLIIDIFLGFLIFLLLYFNVINLHYISEKAQIFYGTSTLTSILGTLLQNPLGFKLNNNFTSFIGSILVSILDKWDLFTNTIPVNNSTVLNFVGYTSLLGFSFFLSFVIDYLRFVTAHWEKMEHTKTKS; encoded by the exons ATGAGTGGTGTCAATTATGATGTAAAATTAAACGAATGTTTAAGTATATTTTTCCCTCAAAATATAGCAACAATTAATCCagatacaaaatattatttatatggttTTTCAAatgataacatatatattattgtccACATTACAGATAAATAT ATAGAAAactttaaattaaaaaagaaacatgAAAAATATTCAGAATGGAAAATTTTCAGAATTGTAGGTGAACTTACTTTTATTGAGAATTTcaatgaattaaataaaaacatgtGCACTACAAAAAATGAAGACAATAATAAAGTGAATTATCTGTAtctcatttattataataatatacctatatttaaaaaaaaaagtggaaATGAACAAAACATAAGTGCgctatttattttatatgatgtAAAAAAGTATGTGTATAATATGGTTCATGATCACGTAAATACATTAGTCCTAGAAGCTTTTAGAAGAGaagacataataaaaaaaataaaagtaaaagaaaaacaaaataataatgataaaaataaagaaagtaatattgaaaaagataaaaatgaacaaaccAAATTTACagatatatatgatacaaATAGTAAGAGTGACAAAGATAtacaaaagaataatatgaacgatggtgatagtaataataaaaatagtagTTTATTTATTGATCCTTTTGAAAGTGATTcatatgaaaagaataattttaGTAATGAAAAATGTGCTTTGCAAAATGTCgataaatcaaaaaaagataaagaacatatatattctgAAAATATTACTCctagtagtagtaataataataatgataataataaagaaaatgattgTGATAAGGAACAattagataaatataataaagataaagaaaataaattaaaattaaatgataaggatgaatatatttctttcaaTTTTATTGAAGATAAATTAACCGAATCATTTCATATGAatcaaataattcatttaattaataaaaaatgtgtatTTACCAAATGCCtagaaaattatgaaaatagaTATTTTGTACTGAAAAAAGAAgagattttaaaaaaaaaaaaaaagcaaaaaaaaatgtctatattttcatatattgtatcaatcatattattttttacatatatcatATCACTTATAAATAgttgtttatattatgtaatatgtACACCAAAATTGTTcagtgaatatatattttcaaaaaaaaaaattaatacatttatattaataaaacataaatttatatttcattctGAATGGCATAATATATTCCGCAGCTTCatgaaaaataaacaaaacccatctgaatattataaatatagagAAATCTTATTAATTCGTATTATCAATTTAATAATCGATATTTTCTTGGGATTTctgatatttttattactttattTTAATGTAATAAACCTACATTATATATCAGAGAAGGCTCAAATATTTTATGGAACCAGTACTTTAAC ttCTATCTTGGGTACCTTGTTACAGAATCCATTAggatttaaattaaataataattttacgTCTTTCATTGGTAGCATCCTTGTTTCGATATTAGACAAATG GGATTTATTTACAAATACCATCCCTGTGAATAATAGTACAGTTTTGAATTTTGTTGGATATACATCACTGCTgggtttttctttttttttgtcttttgTTATTGATTATTTGAGATTCGTAACAGCACAT tgGGAAAAAATGGAACATACTAAAACTAAGAGTTGA